In one Nicotiana tomentosiformis chromosome 6, ASM39032v3, whole genome shotgun sequence genomic region, the following are encoded:
- the LOC104091753 gene encoding uncharacterized protein, which translates to MGDNGENTCEVEQAPSLKPRLEHNEEMGMKIQREEEAYRLFAGYEEKPTKTEVFGWYFYGMCSYFIHTVLIPIVFPLILSQTVSWPSQPQQRLVKNSRGLECRQRELQLYEMLTNHKMKLLSVEFSALEWTSVSWLIGLILAAPILGILSIHLDYGRKQQFISAAVTAVGAVFCLPAGFFKTRWIFPPYIAAVVAANTIAGACHARHLGLMVRGLVGSPIRKSQFPDRRAVASWLSLHSTAAGCLGAGIISAFTYHMLGKSDDSFTSLWVVAIFSGLIWFIGIVHIISTNRPGPNADIPSNSVPKTHVISIFEYPHAAGSLAGVFLSSFTTMCIFTGGILYSIGDLCITPVNILYIWLTYFIFPLISLPLAHPLQLVMRADAVKMQLLGFILSAVVSGFGFYYHHQNWNKVHILVLAAVQSTATGILHAFGRVLWLDCSPAGKEGAFSVWFSWTRALGTCAGFALASVFPGQISKLFGIAFCAAILGKIILIFGNISNFAGAKAAGHVKEHSEKGSPMTALGSGAEMKVPLSTEAQEEVRVQL; encoded by the exons ATGGGAGACAATGGAGAGAACACTTGTGAAGTGGAACAAGCACCAAGTTTGAAGCCAAGATTGGAACACAACGAAGAGATGGGTATGAAAATCCAAAGGGAGGAGGAGGCCTATAGATTGTTTGCAGGATATGAAGAGAAGCCAACAAAAACTGAAGTATTTGGTTGGTATTTCTATGGGATGTGCTCTTATTTCATTCACACAGTTCTGATTCCCATTGTTTTTCCTCTCATTCTGAGCCAAACTGTGTCCTGGCCATCACAGCCTCAACAACGTCTTGTTAAGAATTCCAGGGGTCTCGAGTGTAGACAAAGGGAGTTACAACT GTATGAAATGTTAACAAATCATAAAATGAAGCTCTTGAGTGTTGAATTTTCAGCACTGGAGTGGACTTCAGTTTCTTGGCTAATAGGCCTAATTCTGGCCGCACCAATTCTTGGTATTCTTTCCATCCACCTAGACTATGGCAGGAAACAACAGTTCATTTCTGCTGCAGTAACCGCCGTTGGTGCTGTCTTCTGCCTTCCTGCTGGATTTTTCAAGACTAGATGGATCTTTCCACCTTATATCGCTGCTGTTGTTGCAGCTAACACTATAGCTGGAGCTTGCCACGCCCGTCACCTAGGCCTAATGGTTCGTGGACTTGTTGGCTCACCTATCCGAAAGAGCCAATTTCCGGATAGAAGAGCTGTGGCTAGTTGGCTATCTCTTCATTCCACTGCTGCTGGCTGCTTAGGAGCTGGCATAATCTCTGCTTTTACTTATCATATGCTCGGGAAATCTGATGATAGCTTCACTAGCTTGTGGGTTGTTGCAATTTTTAGTGGTCTAATATGGTTTATTGGAATTGTTCATATTATAAGCACGAATAGACCTGGTCCTAATGCAGATATTCCCTCAAATTCTGTTCCGAAAACTCATGTTATTTCCATTTTCGAGTACCCTCATGCAGCTGGAAGCCTTGCTGGAGTGTTTCTTTCATCTTTCACAACAATGTGCATTTTCACAGGAGGGATACTTTATTCAATTGGAGACCTATGCATTACACCAGTGAACATTTTATACATTTGGCTGACCTATTTCATATTCCCATTGATTTCTCTTCCATTGGCTCATCCATTGCAGTTAGTTATGAGGGCAGATGCTGTGAAAATGCAGCTTCTTGGTTTCATATTATCAGCAGTTGTATCGGGATTCGGATTCTATTATCACCATCAGAATTGGAATAAGGTTCATATACTTGTTTTGGCTGCAGTTCAGAGTACAGCAACAGGGATTTTGCATGCATTTGGAAGAGTGCTTTGGTTGGATTGCTCACCAGCAGGAAAAGAAGGTGCTTTCTCAGTTTGGTTCTCATGGACAAGAGCTTTAGGTACTTGTGCTGGTTTTGCACTTGCATCAGTTTTCCCTGGACAAATCAGCAAGTTATTTGGGATAGCATTTTGTGCTGCAATTCTTGGGAAAATTATCCTCATATTTGGGAATATCAGTAACTTTGCAGGAGCTAAAGCTGCTGGACATGTGAAAGAGCATAGTGAAAAAGGTTCACCAATGACTGCCTTGGGTAGTGGTGCTGAAATGAAGGTACCTTTGTCCACAGAAGCCCAAGAAGAAGTGAGAGTTCAGCTCTAG
- the LOC104091755 gene encoding uncharacterized protein, with translation MQRWCTKLRSLAALRSTPSTHYPLPYRLLTTATNPINRPFTRTLFSSTFTPISHGPISFPSSTHSSFLPSSFTQVRYITAKQKKRKLKSRKPMTPVTSKVKKIKMKFYSSYKDRFRVMKDGLIRRWREGKRHNAHLKSKKSKRRLRQPATVPLAYAKVMKKLNFCG, from the exons ATGCAGAGATGGTGCACCAAGCTCCGATCCCTCGCCGCTCTCCGTTCAACTCCAAGCACCCATTACCCTCTTCCCTATCGTCTTCTTACCACTGCTACCAATCCCATTAACAGACCTTTTACTCGTACCTTATTTTCTTCCACCTTTACACCCATTTCCCATGGCCCCATTTCATTCCCAAGTTCTACTCACTCGTCTTTCCTCCCTTCTTCT TTCACGCAAGTGCGGTACATCACTGCAAAACAGAAGAAAAGGAAGTTGAAAAGCAGGAAACCGATGACTCCAGTCACATCAAAAGTcaagaaaatcaaaatgaaaTTTTACTC GTCTTATAAGGACAGATTTAGGGTGATGAAAGATGGACTGATTAGGCGCTGGAGAGAGGGGAAGCGACACAATGCACATTTAAAG TCTAAGAAATCAAAACGTCGTCTCAGGCAACCTGCTACTGTCCCTTTGGCTTATGCAAAAGTGATGAAGAAGCTCAACTTTTGTGGTTGA